A window of Chitinophaga sp. MM2321 contains these coding sequences:
- a CDS encoding GDSL-type esterase/lipase family protein, translating into MKFHLSVVIILSVLLNPLRGVAQEIKLDSISRPNVYVPRLELFKSFRHSKKDIVLLGNSITFWGEWGELLRSSHIKNRGIPGDNTFGVLERLDEVIDGKPRKVFILIGINDVSAGIPDSIIIRNYKRMITRIKEGSPRTRIYFQTLLPTNSSFTRQMNHFNKEAHILKINAALIEIAAEERITLIDIHTPFSDASGHLFKDCTWDGVHLTKKGYYIWADILKKYIN; encoded by the coding sequence ATGAAGTTTCATTTATCAGTAGTCATTATTTTATCTGTCTTGCTGAATCCTCTAAGGGGCGTTGCGCAGGAAATTAAATTGGACAGCATATCCCGTCCTAACGTATACGTCCCGAGGTTGGAGCTGTTTAAGTCCTTTCGCCATTCAAAAAAGGACATTGTATTGTTGGGAAACAGTATTACTTTCTGGGGAGAATGGGGTGAGCTATTACGCTCATCCCATATTAAAAACAGGGGTATTCCAGGCGACAATACTTTTGGGGTACTTGAACGGCTGGATGAAGTAATTGATGGGAAACCGCGAAAGGTTTTTATATTGATTGGAATCAATGACGTGTCTGCCGGCATTCCCGACAGTATTATCATCAGAAATTATAAAAGGATGATTACACGGATCAAAGAGGGCTCGCCCAGGACAAGGATTTATTTTCAGACCTTACTTCCTACCAATAGCTCCTTTACAAGACAGATGAACCATTTCAATAAAGAAGCACACATCCTAAAGATAAATGCCGCCCTTATAGAAATTGCAGCGGAGGAAAGAATAACGTTGATAGATATTCACACGCCATTTTCAGATGCCAGTGGTCATCTCTTTAAAGATTGTACCTGGGATGGCGTGCATTTAACAAAGAAAGGATATTATATATGGGCGGATATTTTGAAAAAGTATATTAATTAA
- a CDS encoding RagB/SusD family nutrient uptake outer membrane protein yields MKRYYLFLVLILLGSCKKALERNPLDSLTPDEAFSSEENLQLYINSFYSQMIPTPADIYGYGDFSNLYIGDKLSDIITVRDVSPYLYGVYSAQQATGWTWTTLRNVNYFLANYQKAPVAEARKNHYAGIARFFRAWFYYNKVKQFGDVPWYSQPLSPTDEALYKAKDPRTLVMDSVLADINFACENIDSKKDNTCSAITKWVALALKSRICLYEGTYRKYHTELSLSGTAQTWLQNAAESANQIMTSGTYSLNSTGNPDKDYRTLFVSENPPSSEVMLASISNNTLKKWHVANWTFTSASLGPKISFVKRFINTYLNIDGTRFTDGAGYATEEFQDEVKNRDKRLSQTIRLGNYKRSDGSPAPPDFLYTFTGYHILKFTTDDKSLDGINGNFNSIPIIRYAEVLLNYAEAKAELGTFSTDDWNKTIALLRQRAGITNIAMPTTIDAYMQANFFDDISSIPVLEVRRERGIELAGEGLRYDDLKRWKKGKLLEKEYDGIYVPEKNKLVDLNEDGVPDVSFVDQAPAVSVPGVVYVIIDNASVKLSEGDKGRIIWRANIVRDYADKKYYAPIPFNELVLNKNLVQNDGWDHP; encoded by the coding sequence ATGAAAAGATATTATCTATTTCTGGTATTAATATTGTTAGGCTCCTGTAAAAAGGCGCTTGAACGGAATCCATTAGATAGCCTGACTCCAGACGAGGCGTTTTCTAGTGAAGAAAATCTACAATTGTATATTAATTCATTCTATAGCCAGATGATTCCCACGCCTGCCGACATTTATGGTTACGGGGACTTCAGTAACCTTTATATCGGTGATAAGCTGAGTGATATCATAACCGTTAGGGATGTTTCTCCTTATTTGTACGGTGTATATTCTGCCCAGCAAGCAACTGGTTGGACCTGGACCACGCTTAGAAATGTGAATTATTTTCTGGCTAACTACCAAAAGGCTCCTGTAGCAGAAGCCCGGAAGAATCACTATGCAGGCATTGCCCGTTTTTTCAGGGCATGGTTTTACTATAATAAGGTTAAACAGTTTGGCGATGTTCCCTGGTACAGCCAGCCGCTATCACCCACCGATGAAGCACTGTATAAAGCAAAAGATCCGAGAACTTTGGTAATGGATTCTGTATTGGCAGATATTAATTTTGCCTGTGAGAACATCGATTCAAAAAAGGATAATACCTGCTCAGCAATCACCAAATGGGTTGCGCTGGCCTTAAAATCCAGAATTTGTCTTTACGAAGGAACTTATAGAAAATATCATACTGAATTGTCGTTATCAGGTACAGCACAAACCTGGTTACAAAATGCAGCTGAGTCGGCCAATCAGATCATGACAAGCGGAACCTATTCGCTTAATTCAACCGGTAACCCCGATAAGGATTACAGAACATTGTTTGTATCTGAAAACCCTCCTAGCAGTGAGGTAATGCTGGCCTCTATCAGTAATAACACTTTGAAAAAGTGGCATGTTGCCAACTGGACATTTACCAGTGCATCGCTCGGTCCTAAAATCAGTTTTGTAAAGCGGTTTATTAATACCTATCTGAATATCGATGGTACGCGCTTTACGGATGGTGCGGGCTATGCCACAGAAGAGTTCCAGGATGAAGTTAAAAACCGGGATAAAAGGTTATCTCAAACGATACGCCTGGGAAACTACAAAAGATCCGACGGTTCACCTGCTCCGCCAGATTTTCTCTACACATTCACCGGGTACCATATTTTGAAGTTCACTACCGATGACAAATCCCTTGATGGCATTAATGGCAATTTCAATTCCATACCTATTATACGGTATGCAGAAGTACTGTTGAATTATGCAGAAGCAAAAGCTGAATTGGGTACTTTTTCTACTGACGATTGGAACAAGACCATAGCTTTGTTGAGACAACGTGCGGGTATTACGAATATCGCCATGCCAACCACCATCGATGCCTATATGCAAGCCAACTTCTTTGATGATATCAGTTCAATTCCTGTTCTCGAAGTAAGAAGAGAACGTGGTATAGAGTTGGCTGGCGAAGGTCTTAGATATGATGACCTGAAACGCTGGAAGAAAGGAAAGCTGCTGGAGAAAGAATATGACGGGATTTATGTGCCGGAAAAAAATAAACTGGTAGACTTAAACGAAGATGGCGTACCTGATGTGTCATTTGTTGACCAGGCGCCCGCTGTCAGCGTTCCGGGAGTTGTCTATGTCATTATAGACAATGCTTCGGTTAAACTATCAGAAGGAGATAAAGGTAGAATCATCTGGCGCGCTAATATTGTGAGAGATTATGCTGATAAAAAATATTATGCGCCAATTCCATTCAACGAATTAGTGTTAAATAAGAATCTGGTCCAGAATGATGGATGGGATCATCCTTAA
- a CDS encoding TonB-dependent receptor: protein MAQTVITGNVTSANGEPLIGATVKLKASSIGTLTNKDGHYSLSVPNPDGTLVISFIGYKSQEVAIAGRASIDLIMENKDGTLSDVVVVGYGSQKKANLTGAVDQIGTEFFTDRPVPNVTRALQGAIPNLNIKISDGRPVANPSFNIRGTTSIGAGGQALILIDGVPGDPLNVNPSDIESVTVLKDAASAAIYGARAVFGVVLITTKSTRKGKAQITYSGSYSNNQRTVTPDLIWDGYTWAERFREASIGWTDYIQQPATVNNYLPFSQTYLDSLKYRSEHPGLLPEVTINPADGKYVYYGNTDWYKLLYVDNIPSTEHALSASGGNDQMDYAISGRYYSQSGLFRFNPDKYNRYNLRFKGGIKLSSWLKLTNNADFSSYNYREPMTSNRAQDIWTNINNSGFPMAVLLNPDGNLSQAAAQGVGEYYYGKSRSITQQTFIRNTLGLAATAIKNKLNIKADFTYQYTNQGVDQKVVPVPFSVKPNEVMYSGSNYLKNVTNKTSYYSGNLYGEFIHNFGNHHLKVLLGENVEISNYRSLSMQRDNLILPDKSSFNLATGQNYSIVEGADQWSTVGTFYRLNYDFKNKYLLEFNGRYDGSSKFPANERFGFFPSVSAGWRLAEEGFMKDTRRWLDNFKLRGSYGTLGNGQIGSYRYIQQVRAGTSATIVNGVFPTYIQQPGVIPDGLTWEKATTLDLGVDIDVLHNRLSASFDWYQRNTTDMITSGQPLPAVFGAAVPVGNYADLSTKGFEASLRWSDQIKSNKPINYSFRFTLSDNQSYITKFYNPNNLISTYYVGQRVGDIWGYVNDGFFTSKEDIASHADQSFVIISSGNKLYPGDIKFKDLNEDGKINKGKSTVDDHGDIAIIGNSQPRFTYSINSNWDWNNFSLSVFFQGVGKRNWYPGYESDLFWGQYGRSYAVLPKHTLDHWTEDNPDAYFPRYRFGTTYPPRQLGTPQTRYLQNVSYIRLKDLTIGYTLPQHITKRMNISNVRFYLSGQNIWTFSPMFKHIPDIDPETIEVGTYQTTQGDGNVYPMLKTYTFGVNVTF from the coding sequence ATGGCGCAAACTGTTATAACGGGAAACGTTACGAGCGCGAATGGGGAGCCACTGATAGGCGCCACCGTTAAATTAAAAGCATCATCTATTGGCACGCTCACCAATAAAGATGGACACTATTCCCTATCTGTACCTAATCCCGATGGAACGCTGGTCATCAGCTTTATTGGGTATAAGTCTCAGGAAGTAGCCATTGCCGGCCGGGCTTCCATCGATTTGATCATGGAAAATAAAGATGGTACTTTATCCGATGTTGTAGTTGTTGGTTATGGAAGCCAGAAAAAAGCAAACCTCACAGGGGCTGTTGACCAGATCGGTACCGAATTTTTTACTGACAGACCAGTACCTAACGTGACCAGAGCCTTGCAAGGGGCTATTCCTAACCTGAATATCAAGATATCCGATGGTAGGCCTGTTGCTAACCCTTCCTTTAATATCAGGGGAACAACTTCCATAGGTGCGGGTGGTCAGGCACTGATATTGATTGATGGTGTACCTGGTGATCCGCTTAATGTTAACCCTAGTGATATAGAAAGCGTAACCGTATTAAAAGACGCTGCCTCCGCTGCTATTTATGGAGCCAGAGCGGTTTTTGGCGTGGTGCTGATTACGACGAAATCTACGAGGAAAGGAAAAGCACAGATAACTTATTCGGGTAGTTACTCCAACAATCAACGTACTGTTACGCCCGATCTGATTTGGGATGGTTACACCTGGGCCGAACGCTTTAGGGAGGCATCGATTGGCTGGACGGACTATATTCAGCAGCCCGCCACTGTAAATAATTACCTCCCGTTCTCGCAGACGTATCTCGATTCGTTGAAATACCGTTCAGAGCATCCGGGCTTGCTCCCGGAAGTAACGATCAATCCGGCCGATGGAAAATATGTTTACTATGGGAATACAGACTGGTACAAGTTGCTTTATGTAGATAACATACCCTCTACAGAACACGCTTTGAGCGCCTCTGGGGGAAATGATCAAATGGATTATGCTATCTCCGGAAGGTATTATAGTCAATCAGGGCTGTTTAGATTTAATCCGGATAAGTATAATAGATATAATCTCCGGTTTAAGGGTGGTATTAAGTTATCCAGCTGGTTGAAACTAACTAACAATGCTGACTTCTCCAGTTACAATTATAGAGAACCTATGACTTCTAACCGTGCACAGGACATTTGGACCAACATTAACAATTCCGGGTTCCCGATGGCTGTGTTACTTAATCCGGACGGTAACCTGAGCCAGGCTGCTGCACAAGGTGTGGGAGAATATTATTACGGTAAGAGCAGGTCCATTACACAGCAAACTTTTATTAGGAATACGCTGGGATTAGCCGCTACTGCAATAAAGAACAAGTTGAATATAAAGGCGGATTTTACTTATCAATATACTAATCAGGGAGTCGATCAGAAAGTGGTTCCCGTTCCCTTTAGTGTTAAGCCGAATGAAGTGATGTATTCAGGTAGCAATTATTTGAAGAACGTAACAAATAAAACCAGCTACTATTCGGGAAATCTCTATGGAGAATTTATACACAATTTTGGTAATCATCATCTGAAAGTATTACTGGGAGAAAATGTAGAAATCAGTAACTATAGAAGTCTCTCAATGCAAAGGGATAATCTTATTTTACCTGATAAGTCATCCTTTAATTTGGCTACGGGCCAGAATTATAGTATCGTGGAAGGAGCGGACCAGTGGTCAACTGTGGGCACGTTTTACCGCTTAAACTATGATTTCAAGAACAAATACCTGCTGGAATTTAATGGAAGATATGATGGGTCTTCTAAATTCCCTGCAAACGAAAGATTTGGATTTTTCCCCTCTGTTTCCGCAGGATGGCGGCTTGCAGAAGAGGGCTTCATGAAAGATACCCGCCGGTGGCTTGATAATTTTAAGTTGAGAGGGTCATATGGTACTTTGGGTAACGGGCAAATTGGTTCTTATAGGTATATTCAACAAGTAAGAGCTGGCACTTCCGCAACCATCGTCAATGGTGTTTTCCCAACCTATATACAACAACCGGGTGTAATACCGGATGGATTAACCTGGGAAAAAGCAACTACACTCGATTTAGGCGTTGATATTGACGTATTGCACAACAGGCTGAGTGCTTCTTTTGATTGGTATCAAAGGAATACGACCGATATGATTACTTCCGGACAACCATTGCCGGCTGTATTCGGCGCGGCAGTACCGGTTGGGAATTATGCGGATTTAAGTACGAAAGGATTTGAAGCTTCTTTAAGATGGTCTGACCAGATTAAATCGAATAAACCCATCAATTACAGCTTCCGCTTTACGTTATCTGACAATCAATCCTATATTACAAAGTTCTACAACCCTAATAACCTGATTTCTACCTACTACGTAGGACAGCGAGTGGGCGATATCTGGGGCTATGTAAATGACGGCTTCTTCACTTCAAAGGAAGATATTGCCAGTCATGCTGACCAGAGCTTTGTGATCATCTCTTCTGGGAATAAATTGTATCCCGGAGATATTAAATTCAAGGATTTGAATGAGGATGGGAAAATTAACAAAGGGAAAAGCACGGTGGATGATCATGGTGATATAGCCATCATTGGCAATTCACAACCGCGTTTTACCTACAGCATCAATTCAAATTGGGATTGGAATAATTTCTCTCTGTCAGTTTTCTTTCAGGGTGTAGGAAAAAGGAATTGGTATCCAGGCTATGAAAGTGATTTGTTTTGGGGCCAATACGGAAGATCATATGCAGTTTTACCAAAACATACGTTGGATCATTGGACAGAAGATAATCCTGATGCCTACTTTCCACGGTATAGATTTGGAACTACCTATCCTCCCCGTCAGCTCGGGACGCCTCAAACACGTTATTTGCAGAACGTATCCTATATAAGATTGAAAGATCTGACCATCGGATATACGCTACCGCAGCATATCACCAAACGCATGAATATTAGTAATGTCAGGTTTTACTTGTCCGGACAAAACATTTGGACCTTTTCACCCATGTTCAAACACATACCTGATATAGATCCGGAAACAATTGAGGTGGGTACTTATCAGACTACGCAGGGTGATGGGAATGTTTATCCTATGCTCAAGACTTACACTTTCGGCGTGAACGTAACTTTTTAG
- a CDS encoding YhcH/YjgK/YiaL family protein, whose translation MIVDFINNWHCYSKGNQEVWREAFDFIASVTPDTEAKKYSIRGDELFALVQDYNTKPVNDGSIEIHRQYADIHVLISGKELIYYSSIALLEQIKDFTPQSDDVLYTFKEDKSIGIPLLPGMFALFLPEEGHMPAINLDASNRIKKVLIKVHKDLLY comes from the coding sequence ATGATTGTAGATTTTATTAATAACTGGCATTGCTATTCAAAAGGAAACCAGGAGGTATGGCGTGAAGCATTTGACTTTATAGCTTCCGTTACTCCCGATACCGAAGCAAAAAAATATTCTATAAGAGGCGATGAATTATTTGCCCTTGTACAGGACTACAACACAAAGCCCGTGAATGACGGGAGCATTGAAATTCATAGACAGTATGCAGATATCCATGTACTCATTTCCGGCAAGGAATTGATTTACTACAGCTCGATAGCACTACTCGAGCAAATCAAAGACTTCACGCCTCAAAGCGATGACGTACTATATACCTTTAAGGAAGATAAATCAATCGGTATTCCACTTTTGCCGGGTATGTTTGCACTTTTCCTCCCGGAAGAAGGCCATATGCCGGCCATCAACCTGGACGCATCAAATAGAATCAAAAAAGTTTTGATAAAAGTACATAAGGATTTACTATACTAA
- a CDS encoding D-2-hydroxyacid dehydrogenase has protein sequence MINILIDMPVYQPLLNSLKEIAGVNVAVINDPQEKVRVLPIEQLQNCDVLFCTFPPENHQEMKNLKMLQISSAGYTQLMGHQLPERGVKACNALGVFDVPIAEWNIGMMINLARDMRGIIRNQESRIWDRSARFQREIRGSVVGIWGYGGIGRETARLAKALDMKVHVMTRGGVSERKNIYCVPGTGDAAGILPDRVFLMDEKEAFLSGLDFLIMALPHTGDTAGLIGEPELKMLPAHAFILNPARGPLIQEQALLKALNENWIAGAALDTHYYYPMPQEHPLWQMSNVIMSPHISGSSASSRFLERVWDIFVQNVANLVTGKPLVNELNPSNLN, from the coding sequence ATGATTAACATATTAATTGACATGCCGGTTTATCAACCCTTGCTAAATTCCCTGAAAGAAATAGCGGGTGTAAATGTGGCAGTAATAAATGATCCCCAGGAAAAAGTGCGCGTACTCCCAATTGAGCAGCTGCAAAATTGCGATGTGCTTTTCTGTACTTTCCCACCGGAAAATCACCAGGAAATGAAGAACCTGAAAATGCTTCAGATTTCTTCTGCAGGCTATACTCAGTTAATGGGGCATCAGTTACCTGAAAGAGGTGTAAAAGCATGCAATGCATTGGGTGTTTTTGATGTACCTATTGCAGAATGGAATATAGGCATGATGATTAATCTTGCGCGCGATATGCGGGGTATTATCCGTAACCAGGAATCCCGGATATGGGATCGTTCCGCAAGGTTCCAACGTGAAATAAGAGGGTCTGTTGTGGGGATTTGGGGTTATGGTGGTATCGGTCGTGAAACAGCGCGACTGGCTAAAGCTCTTGATATGAAAGTGCATGTGATGACACGTGGAGGTGTTTCTGAACGAAAAAATATTTACTGTGTTCCGGGAACAGGAGATGCGGCAGGGATATTACCTGACCGGGTGTTCCTGATGGATGAAAAAGAAGCTTTTTTGAGCGGGCTGGATTTTCTGATCATGGCCCTCCCACATACGGGCGATACAGCGGGGCTCATTGGAGAACCCGAACTTAAAATGCTGCCTGCGCATGCATTTATTTTAAACCCTGCCAGGGGGCCACTCATTCAGGAGCAGGCACTATTGAAAGCGTTAAATGAAAATTGGATCGCAGGCGCTGCCCTCGACACGCATTATTATTATCCAATGCCACAGGAACATCCGCTTTGGCAGATGTCCAATGTAATTATGAGCCCGCATATATCAGGTTCCAGCGCCAGTTCAAGATTCCTTGAAAGGGTTTGGGATATTTTTGTTCAGAACGTCGCAAATCTGGTCACAGGGAAACCTTTGGTAAATGAACTTAACCCGTCTAACCTGAATTGA